DNA from Thermoplasma acidophilum DSM 1728:
CCAAGCAGGGCTAACCATGACTCTTCAAAGTTTTATAATAGCAGGCTTTATGAGGCTTTCCCAAAAGCGGAAAACAACATAGACTTCACTGAAAATAAAGTTCCAGAAATCGCATTAGATCGAATATTCTGTAAATCATCAGAGAAGATGGACGAAATCCCCGATAATAGCATACATCTAATGGTAACCTCACCCCCATATAACGTTGGAAAATTGTATGACAAAGACATGTCCCTTGCCGAATACCGAGATTTTCTATCTTCTGTGTGGAAAGAGGTATACCGGGTTCTTGTTCCGGGCGGAAGAGCTTGTATAAATATAGCAAATCTTGGAAGGAAGCCGTACATTCCATTGCATGCCTTTATCATTGAAGACATGATAAAATTAGGATTTCTTATGCGCGGGGAGGTTATTTGGGATAAGGGAGCAACGGCAAGTTCGTCTGTCGCATGGGGAACGTATCTCTCTGCAAAGAATCCAGTATTGCGAGATTCGCATGAATATATCTTAATTTTCTCTAAACAAACATTCACACGCGGGATTAAAGAAAATATGAGATCAACAATGTCAAAGGAGGAGTTTATAGAGTATACAAAAAGTGTTTGGTCTTTTGGAGCAGAGTCTGCGACTAGGATTGGCCATCCTGCACCATTTCCAGTTGAATTGCCTAAAAG
Protein-coding regions in this window:
- a CDS encoding DNA-methyltransferase is translated as MKDSHKRNGTETSSFGSPSRANHDSSKFYNSRLYEAFPKAENNIDFTENKVPEIALDRIFCKSSEKMDEIPDNSIHLMVTSPPYNVGKLYDKDMSLAEYRDFLSSVWKEVYRVLVPGGRACINIANLGRKPYIPLHAFIIEDMIKLGFLMRGEVIWDKGATASSSVAWGTYLSAKNPVLRDSHEYILIFSKQTFTRGIKENMRSTMSKEEFIEYTKSVWSFGAESATRIGHPAPFPVELPKRCIKLYTFEEEVVLDPFIGSGTTAISALMLNRHFVGYDVDPEYVKLANKRINMILSKRKQQVLRESET